From Panthera uncia isolate 11264 chromosome X, Puncia_PCG_1.0, whole genome shotgun sequence, the proteins below share one genomic window:
- the IL2RG gene encoding cytokine receptor common subunit gamma: MLKPPLPLRSLLFLQLPLLGVGLNSTGPKPNGNEDITADFFLTATPPEALSVSTLPLPEVQCFVFNVEYMNCTWNSSSEPHPTNLTLHYWYKNSNDDRVQECGHYLFSGEITSGCWLQKEEIHLYETFVVQLQDPREPRRQSTQRLKLQNLVIPWAPENLTLRNLSETQLELTWSNRHLDHCLEHLVQYRSDWDHSWTEQSVDHRHSFSLPSVDGQKFYTFRVRSRYNPLCGSAQRWSEWSRPIHWGSNTSKENPLLFAMEAVLIPLGSVGLIISLICVYCWLERTMPRIPTLKNLEDLVTEYHGNFSAWSGVSKGLAESLQPDYSEWLCHVSEIPPKGGAPGEGPGGSPCSQHSPYWAPPCYTLKPEP, translated from the exons ATGTTGAAGCCACCATTGCCACTCAGATCCCTCTTATTCCTGCAGCTGcctctgctgggggtggggctgaactCGACAGGCCCCAAGCCCAATGGGAATGAAGACATCACAGCTG ATTTCTTCCTGACCGCTACACCCCCTGAGGCCCTCAGTGtttccactctgcccctcccagaggTCCAGTGTTTTGTGTTCAATGTTGAGTACATGAATTGCACTTGGAACAGCAGCTCTGAGCCCCATCCCACCAACCTGACTCTGCACTATTG GTACAAGAACTCCAATGATGATAGAGTCCAGGAGTGTGGCCACTATCTATTTTCTGGAGAGATCACTTCTGGCTGCTGGCTGCAAAAAGAGGAGATACATCTCTATGAAACATTTGTTGTCCAGCTCCAGGACCCACGGGAACCCAGGAGGCAGTCCACACAGAGGCTGAAATTGCAGAATCTGG TGATCCCCTGGGCTCCGGAGAACCTAACGCTTCGCAACCTGAGTGAAACCCAGCTAGAACTGACCTGGAGTAACAGACACTTGGACCACTGTCTGGAGCACCTTGTGCAGTACCGGAGTGACTGGGACCACAGCTGGACA GAACAATCAGTGGACCACAGACATAGCTTCTCTCTGCCTAGCGTGGATGGGCAGAAATTCTACACGTTCCGTGTCCGGAGCCGCTATAACCCACTCTGTGGAAGCGCTCAGCGTTGGAGTGAATGGAGCCGCCCGATCCACTGGGGCAGCAATACTTCAAAGG agaatCCTTTGTTGTTTGCAATGGAAGCTGTGCTTATCCCCCTTGGCTCCGTGGGATTGATTATTAGCCTTATCTGTGTGTACTGCTGGCTGGAACG GACGATGCCCCGGATTCCTACCCTCAAGAACCTAGAGGATCTGGTTACTGAATATCACGGGAACTTTTCG GCCTGGAGTGGAGTATCTAAGGGACTGGCGGAGAGTCTGCAGCCAGACTACAGTGAATGGCTCTGCCACGTCAGTGAGATTCCACCAAAAGGAggggctccaggggaggggcctgggggctcCCCCTGCAGCCAGCATAGCCCCTACTGGGCTCCCCCGTGTTACACCCTGAAACCGGAGCCCTGA
- the CXHXorf65 gene encoding uncharacterized protein CXorf65 homolog isoform X4, which yields MFIFITHGDTIDLCDETGTMKMFFVMKTPGDYASKFLTARSTYYVCKVERGARGTRLENAYKAFVPLLKNPEPELIENLRSQCDVMEKNRLKMLKIQEAKKVVAIESTANAPSKSTGRSDEEGPPPPRRGLTFKTRADVFSRRDRHR from the exons ATGTTCATTTTCATCACACATGGAG ACACCATCGACTTGTGTGATGAAACAGGGACAATGAAGATGTTTTTCGTGATGAAGACCCCTGGAGACTATGCCAGCAAATTCCTTACAGCTCGAAGCACCTACTACGTTTGTAAGGTGGAGCGTGGAGCACGAG GAACCCGACTAGAGAATGCCTACAAAGCTTTTGTGCCCCTTCTGAAGAATCCAGAACCTGAGCTAATCG AAAACTTGCGCTCACAATGTGATGTCATGGAGAAGAATCGATTGAAAATGCTTAAAATCCAAGAAGCCAAGAAAGTCGTTGCAATCGAATCCACTGCGAACGCCCCA TCTAAGTCTACCGGAAGATCAGATGAAGAGGGGCCCCCTCCCCCTCGCAGGGGTCTGACCTTTAAGACCAGAGCAGACGTTTTCAGTAGAAGGGATAGACATCGCTAA
- the CXHXorf65 gene encoding uncharacterized protein CXorf65 homolog isoform X3, whose translation MFIFITHGGPHGPSHVFSDNQQFLANINCSVLLLMHYTRRKVGLPKTDTIDLCDETGTMKMFFVMKTPGDYASKFLTARSTYYVCKVERGARENLRSQCDVMEKNRLKMLKIQEAKKVVAIESTANAPSKSTGRSDEEGPPPPRRGLTFKTRADVFSRRDRHR comes from the exons ATGTTCATTTTCATCACACATGGAG GGCCACATGGCCCATCCCATGTCTTCTCAGATAATCAGCAGTTTCTGGCCAATATCAATTGCTCTGTCCTTCTGTTGATGCACTACACCCGCAGAAAAGTAGGGTTGCCTAAAACAG ACACCATCGACTTGTGTGATGAAACAGGGACAATGAAGATGTTTTTCGTGATGAAGACCCCTGGAGACTATGCCAGCAAATTCCTTACAGCTCGAAGCACCTACTACGTTTGTAAGGTGGAGCGTGGAGCACGAG AAAACTTGCGCTCACAATGTGATGTCATGGAGAAGAATCGATTGAAAATGCTTAAAATCCAAGAAGCCAAGAAAGTCGTTGCAATCGAATCCACTGCGAACGCCCCA TCTAAGTCTACCGGAAGATCAGATGAAGAGGGGCCCCCTCCCCCTCGCAGGGGTCTGACCTTTAAGACCAGAGCAGACGTTTTCAGTAGAAGGGATAGACATCGCTAA
- the CXHXorf65 gene encoding uncharacterized protein CXorf65 homolog isoform X2, with product MFIFITHGDNQQFLANINCSVLLLMHYTRRKVGLPKTDTIDLCDETGTMKMFFVMKTPGDYASKFLTARSTYYVCKVERGARGTRLENAYKAFVPLLKNPEPELIENLRSQCDVMEKNRLKMLKIQEAKKVVAIESTANAPSKSTGRSDEEGPPPPRRGLTFKTRADVFSRRDRHR from the exons ATGTTCATTTTCATCACACATGGAG ATAATCAGCAGTTTCTGGCCAATATCAATTGCTCTGTCCTTCTGTTGATGCACTACACCCGCAGAAAAGTAGGGTTGCCTAAAACAG ACACCATCGACTTGTGTGATGAAACAGGGACAATGAAGATGTTTTTCGTGATGAAGACCCCTGGAGACTATGCCAGCAAATTCCTTACAGCTCGAAGCACCTACTACGTTTGTAAGGTGGAGCGTGGAGCACGAG GAACCCGACTAGAGAATGCCTACAAAGCTTTTGTGCCCCTTCTGAAGAATCCAGAACCTGAGCTAATCG AAAACTTGCGCTCACAATGTGATGTCATGGAGAAGAATCGATTGAAAATGCTTAAAATCCAAGAAGCCAAGAAAGTCGTTGCAATCGAATCCACTGCGAACGCCCCA TCTAAGTCTACCGGAAGATCAGATGAAGAGGGGCCCCCTCCCCCTCGCAGGGGTCTGACCTTTAAGACCAGAGCAGACGTTTTCAGTAGAAGGGATAGACATCGCTAA
- the CXHXorf65 gene encoding uncharacterized protein CXorf65 homolog isoform X1 → MFIFITHGGPHGPSHVFSDNQQFLANINCSVLLLMHYTRRKVGLPKTDTIDLCDETGTMKMFFVMKTPGDYASKFLTARSTYYVCKVERGARGTRLENAYKAFVPLLKNPEPELIENLRSQCDVMEKNRLKMLKIQEAKKVVAIESTANAPSKSTGRSDEEGPPPPRRGLTFKTRADVFSRRDRHR, encoded by the exons ATGTTCATTTTCATCACACATGGAG GGCCACATGGCCCATCCCATGTCTTCTCAGATAATCAGCAGTTTCTGGCCAATATCAATTGCTCTGTCCTTCTGTTGATGCACTACACCCGCAGAAAAGTAGGGTTGCCTAAAACAG ACACCATCGACTTGTGTGATGAAACAGGGACAATGAAGATGTTTTTCGTGATGAAGACCCCTGGAGACTATGCCAGCAAATTCCTTACAGCTCGAAGCACCTACTACGTTTGTAAGGTGGAGCGTGGAGCACGAG GAACCCGACTAGAGAATGCCTACAAAGCTTTTGTGCCCCTTCTGAAGAATCCAGAACCTGAGCTAATCG AAAACTTGCGCTCACAATGTGATGTCATGGAGAAGAATCGATTGAAAATGCTTAAAATCCAAGAAGCCAAGAAAGTCGTTGCAATCGAATCCACTGCGAACGCCCCA TCTAAGTCTACCGGAAGATCAGATGAAGAGGGGCCCCCTCCCCCTCGCAGGGGTCTGACCTTTAAGACCAGAGCAGACGTTTTCAGTAGAAGGGATAGACATCGCTAA
- the FOXO4 gene encoding forkhead box protein O4, translating to MPLSSCLCPLQNSIRHNLSLHSKFIKVHNEATGKSSWWMLNPEGGKSGKAPRRRAASMDSSSKLLRGRSKAPKKKPAVLPAPPEGATPTSPVGHFTKWSGSPCSRNPEEADVWTTFRPRSSSNASSVSTRHSPMRRESEVLAEEEIPASVSSYAGGVPPTLNEDLELLDGLNLTSSHSLLSRSSLSGFSLQHPGVTGPLHTYSTSLFSPAEGPLSAGEGCFSSSQSLEALLTSDTPPPPADVLMTQVDPILSQAPTLLLLGGIPSSSKLATGVGLCPKPLEAPGPSSLVPTLSMIAPPPVMAGAPIPKTLGTPVLTPATEAASQDRMPQDLDLDMYMENLECDVDNIISDLMDGGEGLDFNFEPDP from the exons ATGcccctttcctcctgcctctgccccctccagaACTCGATCCGCCACAATCTGTCCCTGCACAGCAAGTTCATCAAGGTTCACAACGAGGCTACTGGCAAGAGCTCTTGGTGGATGCTGAACCCTGAGGGAGGCAAGAGCGGCAAGGCTCCCCGCCGACGGGCAGCCTCTATGGATAGCAGCAGCAAGCTGCTTCGGGGCCGCAGCAAGGCCCCCAAGAAGAAACCAGCCGTGCTGCCAGCCCCGCCTGAAGGTGCCACTCCGACCAGCCCCGTTGGCCACTTCACCAAGTGGTCAGGCAGCCCTTGTTCTCGAAACCCTGAAGAAGCAGATGTGTGGACCACCTTCCGTCCACGAAGCAGTTCAAATGCTAGCAGTGTCAGCACAAGGCACTCCCCCATGAGGCGAGAGTCTGAGGTGCTGGCAGAGGAGGAGATACCAGCCTCCGTCAGCAGCTATGCAGGGGGTGTCCCTCCCACCCTAAATGAAGATCTGGAGCTGTTAGATGGGCTCAATCTCACATCTTCCCATTCCCTGCTATCTCGGAGTAGTCTCTCTGGCTTCTCTTTGCAGCATCCTGGGGTGACAGGTCCCTTACACACCTACAGCACCTCCCTCTTCAGCCCAGCAGAGGGGCCCCTGTCAGCAGGAGAAGGGTGTTTCTCAAGCTCCCAGTCTCTGGAGGCTCTGCTCACCTCTGATACGCCACCACCCCCTGCTGATGTCCTCATGACCCAGGTAGATCCCATTCTGTCCCAGGCTCCGACACTTCTGTTGCTGGGGGGCATACCTTCCTCCAGTAAGCTAGCCACAGGGGTTGGCCTGTGTCCCAAGCCCCTagaggccccaggccccagcagtCTGGTTCCCACCCTCTCTATGATAGCGCCACCTCCAGTCATGGCAGGTGCTCCCATCCCCAAGACCCTGGGGACTCCTGTGCTCACACCTGCTACGGAAGCTGCAAGCCAAGACAGAATGCCTCAGGATCTAGATCTCGATATGTACATGGAGAACCTGGAGTGTGACGTGGATAACATCATCAGTGACCTCATGGATGGGGGTGAGGGATTGGACTTCAACTTTGAGCCAG ATCCCTGA